The genomic region AGATGTTTTCATCCCTTTAATTGACTTTCCCTGTAAATTACATTTGGTTTTAGTTTAAAAACTGCCATTTTTGGTGTTCTAATTAATTTTAATTGAAAAGTATTTAATAAAAGGAAAATGCCATCACAGGAAATTAAGGATAAATACGAATTGGTCGTTGGGCTGGAGGTGCACGTGCAGTTGTTAACGGCAAGTAAAATGTATGCCTCGGATTCCACCGAATATGGAAATTTGCCCAATACCAACATATCCGTCATCACCCTTGGCCATCCAGGGACTTTACCCAAGGTAAACAAAAAGGCCGTGGAGTATGCCATAAAATTGGGCATTGCCTGCAATTGTGAAATAACCCGGCATAATGTATTTGCCAGAAAAAATTATTTCTATCCCGACCTTCCCAAAGGCTACCAATTGACTCAGGATAAAAACCCTATCTGTGTAGGTGGTTTTGTTCCCGTGACCCTCGAAAGTGGAGAAAAGCGTTCGGTTGCATTGACCAGAATCCACATGGAGGAAGATGCCGGGAAATCCATGCACCTAGCTGGGGAAGTGGATACCCTTGTGGACTTTAACAGGGCCGGAGTGCCTTTATTGGAAATGGTATCCGAACCGGATATCCGGTCTTCTGAGGAGGCTTATCAGTTTTTGACAGAAATCAGGAAATTGGTAAGGTACCTTGAGATATGTGATGGTAACATGGAAGAAGGCTCCATGAGGTGCGATGCTAATATTTCCATTCGTCTAAAAGGGGAAAAGACCTTGGGTAAAAAAGTGGAAGTGAAAAATATGAACTCCTTCCGTAATGTTTCCAGGGCAATAGAACACGAATTTGAGCGGCAAGTGGAAATGATTGAAAATGATGAGGAAATTATCTCTGAAACAAGAACATTTGATGCCACGACTGGTTTGACTTCAAGTATGCGGACAAAAGAAGACCTGAATGATTACCGTTATTTCCCCGAACCTGATCTAAGTCCAGTGGTGATTTCTGAAGAATGGCTGGAAAAGGTACAATCTAATTTGCCTTCTCTTCCTAGGGAATTGCATCACAAATTTGTGGATGTTTTTGGCCTTCCGGAATATGATGCGACGGTGCTAACGGATTCAAAGGAAATTGCCCTATATTTTGAGGAATTATGTGATCAAACAAAAAATTATAAGGCGGCTTCCAACTGGATGATGGGGCCGGTCAAATCTTATTTGAATGAGCTGACACTACATATTTCTGATTTCCCTGTTAAACCAAAGCAACTGGCCAGTTTGATTGCCTTAATTGATGAAGGGAAAGTGAACTTTTCGGTAGCTTCGCAGAAGATTTACCCTGAAATGATCAAGAATTCCGGCCGGACCCCGTTAGAAATCGCTCAGAAACTTAACCTGATTCAGGAAAGTGATGAAAACTCCCTAAAGCCAATCATTGAAAGGGTATTGGAAGAAAATCAGGCAAAAGTAGAGGAATATCGATCCGGGAAAAAGGGACTTTTGGGAATGTTTATGGGGCAGGTGATGAAAAAGTCCAAAGGAAAGGCTGATCCTAAAGTGGCCAATAAATTATTGACCGAATTACTGGAAAATTGATTATATGAATAAAATGAAAAATTTGACATTGGCTGCCCTTGTCATGGTGATAGCGGCATGTTCCAATGAAGTGAAAAGTGGATTTGATGGGAATGTGATGATTTCCGGGAAATTGGAAAATACTCCTAAAGGCCATCTGGTACTTTCCAAATATTTGGAAGACCGGGTGGAGCCCATAGATACCATTGAAGTAAAAAACAATGGTGCCTTTGAATATACTTTAGAACTTGATGGTCCAACTTTTTATGAATTGGACTTATACGGTGAAAAGCAAGTGAAACTAGCCTTGTATGATGAAGATTTGGAGGTTAAATATGATTTTGATCAAGAAGGAAGTTTGGAGCTGGAAGGTTCTTTCGACACCAAACAGGTTCTGAAAGTGGATGAACTTGCGGAAAATTATCAAAAGGATATCAATGATTTAAATGCTGAATATTACCAGGCCTTATCCAAAAAGGATGAATCGACTGTAAAATCTATTCAGCAAAAGGCAATGGAATTGGAAACCAAACAATCCGAAAGGGTAAAGGAAACCATAAATAGCATGGAGGGAAGTTTTGCTTCTTTGGCAGCCATTGGCATGTTGAATCCCCGGAATGATTTTTCATTTGTCGATAGCGTTGTTCAGGCTTTGGATGAGAAGTACCCCGAAACAAAAATGATCGTCAACCTGAAGCAGCAATTGGATGAAATGAGGGCCCTTTCAATGGGACAACCTGCACCTGAAATTTCCCTGCCCAACCCAGAAGGGGATACGGTTAATTTATCTGATTTTCGAGGAAAGTATGTATTGATTGACTTCTGGGCAGCTTGGTGTAAACCTTGTAGGGCCGAGAACCCTAATGTGGTCAGGTTATACGAAGAGTATAACGATCAAGGGTTTGAAGTTTTTGGGGTTTCTTTAGACAGGACCAAAGAGGCTTGGGAAAAAGCAATTGAGGAAGATAACCTCACCTGGACGCAGGTTTCCGATCTGAAATATTTTAATTCAGAAGCAGCATCCACATATAAAATTAATGCCATTCCAGCTACCTATTTAATTGATCCCGAGGGAAAAATAATTGCAAAAGATCTTAGAGGGCCAAGCTTGGAAAACAAATTAAAAGAAATATTTGAATAGTGGAATGCTTTTTGATCGAGAGCCCATAAAAATGAACTTAAATAACCAACTCATAATAAAATAGACTATTTGAAGATGAAAAAAAGAAGTGTAAAATCTCCACTAAGCAGGTTGTTGACCTTGGCTTTGTTTGGCTTGTTGGCCATGGGAGCATGTAAAAGTAAGAAAAAAGTGGTGGAAGCCGCTCCAGAACCAGCCCCTGTAGAAGAGCCAGCTCCAGAACCTGAAAAAGAAATGGAGCCTTCTGAGGAAGAAGTAGCCGTAGGAAAACTTGAAAATTACTTTTCTGTAATTGCCAATTCTTCTAATGTACAAAGTGCTAACAGATCCATCCAAGAGGCATTGAGTATGTTTGCCAACCAAAATACTCCTGTGCTCATCGTAATTCATGAAGAAAATGGCATCAAAGATTATGACCAGCCTACGACCATTGAAGCGTATTTGAATTACCTAAAAGACACCAAGAAGAATCTTAATTTTATCAGTGATGTACGCTTGAATGGAAGCGGGAAAGTGACTGAGCTTGAACTTCGTCGTCGATAAAAAATAACCATCTGAAAAGATTGTCAACTATGAAAAAATATATTCCAGCATTTATATTAATGTTTTTTGCAACGTCTTTACTTGCCGTTGCTCAGTCTGATAACATCAGTCCACAAAGAAAACAAGCCATTGATTCCTTGGCACTTGAAAAAGTAAAGGATTTGAGTAAATATATCAGCATCATCGGTAGCAAAGAAACCCAGTTTTCTGAAGCTAACCGTGTGATGGATAGAGCTGAAGAACTTTTTGCACCAGGAGCTGAAATGGGGGTTTCTTCTTTGAACAGAGAAGAAATAGCCTATTATCCTGTAAGAAGGTACTTCGAAAGATTGATGGCGCTAAACTACGACCAGGTAAGGATCAGTTGGTATGACATCCATTACATTTCCGATTTGGAAAGACAGCCTGATGGTCGTTACGTAGGTGTGGTAACCATTTATCAGAGATTTGAAGGAACTTCTGCTGAAAGTGGCCTTAATTATAAAGATACTACCAAGAAGGATATCACCATCTATGTAGAGAAAAAGCAAACCCAGGTGGCAGGAAGAACCATCGAATTTTGGGACGTGATGCTGGGTGATATCAGAGTGACTGAAACTTCCGCATGAAGAGAATAACATTATTTGTTTTTGCATTCATTTTATCCTTACAGTTTGCTCCGGGGCAAGGTTTATACAGCCCCGGGCAACCTAAGGATGATGGCAGATTTGCTGCTTCTACCAAACAACTTAACCAATTCTTTAGACGATTTAATGCCGAAGAAAGTGAAGATGGCCTGACCCGGTATCATCCTGGGGATAAAAATTACCGTGATAGGGACCTTAGACAAAAATACATTAATATACTTTTTGATAATGAAACCTCTGAAATTCCTTCCAGCTTAAAAAGGGAATTTATTAATCAGGTTAATTCAATAAATTACCCTCAATACTTGCAGTTTCATGGTGACCAGTGGTTTGCTGAGGTTTCCACGGTTTTCAACTACAAAGGAAATAAAGAAAATATTACCCTTTACTTAAAACTTCAACCAGAAGGCTTAGGATATGAATGGGTTATTCATAAAGTGAATTTCGAGGCATTTAAACAGTTTTTTGACAAAGAAAAAGGAAAAGATAAGCCTTTTTTGCATCCTTTAAGTCATGAACTAGGATTTATGAACCTAAGGAAGGCATTGCAGGATAATAAAAAGCCGGAATCATATACACCTGATGAATTTCAGCCTGATTACCTTTCCCTTTTTCTTTATGAAATAAAAAAAGGCAATATCAATTTTGTAACCGTCAGAGGCGTAAAATTCCATTTCTTTCAAATTGATAAATGGTATTTTGAAGTGGCCCAATTTAACAGGCCGGGATTTAATACGGGTTGGTTGGTTTCAAATTTAGTGAAGATTAAAAACGAAGAAGATAAAGAAGTTATCCTAAACTACATATATGATCAAAAGTAAGTTTTATATATGCTTAATTTTGGCCTTGTTGGTTAGCTCTCTGGGTAAGGCCCAGGAAATGGGAGACTATACTAAACAAGAAATCAAAGATTTTTCCCAGAAAGTGGAAGACCAAATCCAGTTTTTGGAGTATTTTCTTAATACCGTAGGTAGTGAGGAAACTCCTGCCCGGGATAAGGATGTCATTATTACAGAAAGCTATAAAAAGATATTCAGGGATGGAGAAGTCCAGGTCGAAGACGATCTGGTAATGGATAGAAAAGTTATTACTAATAAAGATATTACTGCTTATCTAAAAGATGTTGAGTTCTTCTTTAAAGATGCCAGTTTTAAATTTAAAGTCAGGAAGGTTGAACCTTTTTTAAGGGATAATGAGGAGCTTTCGTTCATTGTCTCCATGGATAGGACCCTTACAGCAACCGGATTGGACAACGAAAAAATTGAAAATACCAAACCCCGATTTGTAGAAGTAAACCTGAACAGGCAATCAAATGAACTAAAAATTGCCAGTATTTACACTACAAAACTTAGTAGGGATAAGGAGCTTCAGGAATGGTGGAATAGCCTTTCTTTAGGTTGGGAAAGTTATTTTAGGGAGAAATTTGAGATCGTTGAGGATACCGTTAGTCTGGATCAGATATATAAAATCAGTGCTATGGATAGCCTTGACCTTTCTGGAAACGATTATATTCAGGATCTTTACCCAATAGAAGCCCTTAGGGATTTAAAATACATTAATATCAGTGGAACGCTCATTCAAGAACTAAAGCCGATTAGTAATGTAACTTATTTAGCATATTTGGATGTTTCTAATACCCCAACCGAGGATATTCAGTTTATCAAGTATTCAGAGGAATTGGTTTATCTGGATATTTCCAATACCCAAATCTCCAATATTGATGAACTCAAAAACTTAGATAAACTAAAAAACTTAAAAGCAAACAATACTCCCTTGATGAGTTTTGCTTCTATGAATGATTTTGAGTCCTTGGAAGTATTATCCCTGGAAAAAAGTGGGTTCAATAACCTGGAAAGTATTCAAAGGCTTAAAAATCTGAAAAAACTCAATATAAAAAGGAATTACCTGATAAATTTTAATTATTTGGGCGAACTAACTAACCTGGAGGAAGTAAATTTAGAACAAACAAATATTCTGGATTTATCCCCATTGAAGGAATTAAAAAAACTCCAAGTGGTAAATATTAACCAAACCGAAGTTAACAGTTTAGAGCCTTTGAATGGTTTGGAATCTCTGAAAAAGTTATATGCAGACAGGACCAATATTACAGAAGATCAGGCTGATGATTTTGCCAGGAAAAATAATCAGGTCTTGTTAATTCATAATGTTGAAAACTTGCAGACCTGGTGGAATACTCTTCCAGATGGATGGGTAGTTGTTTTGCAAAAAATTGGGAATTTGGGTAGCAGTAATATGCCTACAGTGGAAGAGATATCTGCCATCGTAAGTATGGACTCATTAGATATTTCCAATAGTGAGGTTATCAGCTTGAGGCCTATTTTGAAATTTAAGAAACTTAAAGCCCTCAATATTGATAGTACTAAAATCCATGATCTTTCTCCATTGGCGGGGCTTAAAACCCTGGAAAAACTATCTGGTAACCACTCTGCCGTTACCAATGTCGAACCATTGAAAAACCTTAAAACAATGGTTTATATTTCTCTTAATCAATCTCAAATAGCCAGCATTACTCCGTTAAGATCATTGGAAAAATTGGAATATTTGGATGTTGATGGGACAGAGGTGCCTAAATGGGAAGTTCAGGAAATTTTACAGATAGTTCCCAAAGCGAATGTGATATTCCGGACCGAGGAACTCCAATTTTGGTGGGAAAACCTTGAGAGCGTATGGAAAGATGTTTTCAGAAAGGAATTTGAATTATCTGAAGATCCGGGAACTGATGAACTCCATAAGTTGACTTCAACCAGGAATTTGAATATTTCAAATTCGGGGATTTATAATCTACAACCTTTGGGATATTTCATCAATCTCCAAAAACTTGAAATTAGGGATGTTCCTTTGTCAGATATTTCCGCTGTTACCCAGTTGGAGTATTTGAAAGAATTGACGATAAATCAAGCTCCGGTTGAGGACCTTGAACCTTTGGCAAGTCTGCAGTATTTGGAAAAGTTGAACCTATCCAATACAGGAGTGGAAGATTTAAGGGAGCTGGAATCTCTTGCCAGGCTCAAAACGTTGATCCTTTCCGGGACAGGGGTGAAAAGACTGAAGGGCTTAGAAAGCCTATATGATCTCCGTGTACTTGATATTGCCAGTACGGATGTGAGAAGCTTGAACCCTATCCATGATTTAATTAATCTAGAACAATTGGTTTGCTTCAATACCCGGGTCAACAATAGACAAATTAACAATTTCAGAACAGCTAATCCTGAATGTGATATTAAGTATTACTAAGGGAAAGATATTAAATTTAACCTAAAGGATATGCAGAGGAAATCTCTGGTTATTTCGGTCTGACCATGCCAGTGATTTCGGTCAAACCGTGCCACTAAGAAAGATCATTTAAAGTAGGTTAATTTTTATTCATTTTTCAAGATTCCCTTTCTCAAAGATTCCCCTTTGAGGTCTATTCTATGGGAAGAGTTTACCAGTCTGTCCAGTATGGCATCTGCGATGGTTCCTTCCCCAATGATATCGTACCAGGTGGATACTGGCAATTGGGAGGATACAAGGGTTGATTTTTCGGTAAACCTGTCATCAATGATGTCCAATACTATTTCCCTTGCCGTTGCATCAAAAGCCTGCAGCCCAAAGTCGTCGAGTATGAGCAGGTCGGTGTTCTGGAGTTTCCTCAGTTCCCTGAGGTAGGTTCCGTCGGCTTTGGAGAGCTTGAGTTTTGACAGCAGCCTTGAGGTGCTGCTGTATACTGTCCTGTACCCCATCAGGCATGCCTGGTTTCCCAGGGCCTGTACCAGATAGCTTTTCCCTACCCCCGAAGGTCCGGTAATGATAATGTTTTCTTTTTTGTCCACGAAGCCAAGCCCTGCAAGCCTGGTGAACATATTCTTGTCAAGGTTCCTGCTATGGCTGTAATCGATGTCGGCAACGGATGCTTTCTGTTTGAAAGCGGCCTTTTTGATCAACCGGGCCATTTTCTTGTTCTGCCGGTCTTCCCATTCGTGGTCTGCCAGTAGGGCGATGTATTCATCGGCGGTAAAGTCGGCGAACCTGTTGCTGCCAATGTGTTGATGATGGAGCTCTGCCATGGCACTGAGCCTCATCTGCCTGAGTTTTTCTACTGTCTGGTTACTGTTCATAATTGTTTTGTTTATTGGTAAGTGGATGCACCCCTGATGTTTTCGTGGTCGGGAATATGGGATTCTTTTTTGTCCAGCTCTTCCGGGGTGACCTTGTCCAGGTTGTTTTCAAGTATGTTCCTGATCCTGCGGTAGGATATTGCCTTGGCATATATGGCCCTGCCACATGCGGAGTCCAGTCTTTCCCTGCCATAAAGCTTTGCAAGCTTTATGATACCCTGTGCCCTTTTGTAGGCCGTTTCCGGGTAATCTGATTCGATAAAAAGTTCACTGATACATGTGGCCACATTGGAGCCCAAGGGAGCTGCCTGCTTCTTGAAGTAGTCCGGGCTCCAGTCGAGGTATTTTTTGTGTGTACTGCTGAGGTGTTCCCTGTTGGTGTTGTAGCAACCCTTTGCCCCGTTCCTTTTGTGCAGGGCGATCCTTTCATGGTAATGGTAGACTTCCACGGTGTCCCTGGTATAATGGATCTGGGTGGACTTTCCGATATACCTATACGGGACACTGTAATAGCTTTTGTCCGGGGAGAAGTAGACGTACCCTATCTTCTGGACCTTTGCCCTGGTATAGTCCTTGAGCTGGTATATGCCTGTGGGAAGCGGTTTCAGGCATTCCCTTTCCATGGACTGGAAAAGCTCCCTTCTACTGGCCTCCTTTCTCTGGAAAAGCATGTTGTTGTAGTTTTCCAACAGCCTTCTTATCTCCCGGTTCAGATCATGGATCGAAAAAAAGGTCATCTCCCGAAGGGGATAGTATATGCGCTGGTAACTCAGCTGTACCGCATTCTCGACCAGTGCTTTGTCCTGGGGGCTGTATGCCCTGGTGGGATTGATGACACAATCATAGTGCCTTGCAAAATCCTTAAGGGAACGGTTGATCTCCGGTTCATATTTACTGGCCCTGCTGACCGCCGATTTTAGGTTGTCCGATACCACGGCCCTGGGGACACCCCCAAAAAACCACATCATGTTGTTCATGCAATGGACAAGGTCCTCACGTTTCTGGCTCCAACATGCCTCTACATAGGTGAACAGGCTGAAGGGAAGCACTGACACAAAGACTTCCGCCTTTTTGACTTCCCCGGTATCACGGTCCACGACTTCTATCTTTGTGCCCGCAAAATCGATGAACACCTCATGGCCTGGAAGGTGTTCAAGCTTCATGGATCCCTCTTCCCTGGGATATTTTCTATGGTAATGCTCCATGAACTGCGTATAGCTGTAAGGAGAATCCACAAGCTGCCTGTACTCCTCGTAATGGTGCAGAAAAGTAAATCCCGGGTGGTTTCTGGCGGCTTTCCCTTGGTCAAAATAACGCATCAGGGCATCAAACCTGTCATTCTTTATGGTTGTGCGGGAAGGGAACAGCTCCCTTAATTTAACGCTGGTAAGGGACAGAACCTCATCAACTTCGTAGTCCGAGGCTGCAAGCCAGGAGATGTACTGGTTGACCGTGTTGCGGGAAATCCCCAGTACGGCACCTATTTTCCGGTTGCTGAGCCCGTCCCTGTGTAAACTGAAAATCTGCTTTATATCCATAGGATCAAGTATGTTGGCCATATCGCTCTTTTTTACAGGCGATATAGCAGGTTAAACTTGATCTTTCAAAAGTGGCACGGTTCGAACCGAAATCTGCCCTGGAATTGGCACGGTTTAAACCGAAAGGACTGGCACAGTTTGGCCGAAAAGGGTGGCACAAATCAAACCGTTATATCCAATCTCCTCTGCATATTTTATTAACCAACTTTTATCCTATCCATTTATAGCCGTTGGTATTTCTCTTGTCTAACCAGGAATAATCAAGACTTGAATCCTAGGTTACCCAAATTCGAAAAAAGATCTGAAATAAAATCAGTACCGTTATTGGGAGGGGAATTTTCTCAAACTTAAAGAAGTTGAGAGGTAGTTGTTCCCTTTCACCCTCAATGCTAACTCCCTGGTATAGTTCTCTATAAATATTTCTGTGGTTGAAAATTTATTGCTCCAAAAAAGGGAAGTGAATAGGTAGCAACAATCTGGCTTAGGTGAACTTAACTGGTTTCCAAATTTAAAATCCCCTATGCTTAATACCGAAGATTTTGAATCCTATTTTTTCTGAATTGGGATTTTAATCAAACAGGTCTTCGGTTAAACAATTAACCAAATAAACGTATTTAGGTGGTTGAAAAAATTGGGAAATGACTATTGCATTTTAAATGGAAACATTTTTTTGTTGAAAATTCAATATTATTTGGGTTTCACTTTTTCTTCATAAAGTTGTATCCAATCTGATACTGACATTTTTTGCACCAATTTCCCAATCAACCGAAATGGTATATCAGAAGTTTTTTTGAATCTAACGCAGCTTTTTCCCATATCCGGTTTTTTTGAACTGTATTTAGGGAATTCCCAAACAAACCATGCATAAAGTTCTGGTTGTGAATAAAGTCCACTATGGTAAAAGGCAATGAAGTTTTTTTGGGAGGCAATATTGATAAAAGGGAGAGGTAATGTAGGATCACAATGATAACCGCTGGGATAAATTTTAAGGGGCACTACATAACATACCCTATCCTGCCATAATTCATGGTTCTTCATACCCTTCTGGAATTTATCTAGAATGGTATTCCTTAACTGTATAAAAGCCCCTTTTCGGTCTTCTGGAATCTGTTTAATCTTATCTTCAGGACTATTGGCATTTATCTTCATAATAATAAAAACCTATTGAACATTGTTTTTTTGGAGAATTCTTTAAACCGGAATTTGGTTAACCGCTTTATTGCCTATTGGTAAATATTATGAAAGGAATCTATTTTATTGAGCCTTTCCGGATTTTTGAAATCGCAGGATTATTTGCCGGTATATAAACCTAAAAAAAGCGACTTCGTTTACAAAGTCGCTTTTTTTAGTGGGAAAATTTTCATTATTTACTCGGCTTCAGTCGTGGTATCGTGAAGTTTTCCAAGCTCCTTGTCTATAGTCCATAGACCAACCCCTTCTTCACCGATGATATCAAAGAGTTCTAAAGCTCTCCTCGCTAAAGTTTCTTCCTCTCTTTGCTCGGTTACATACCATTGCATAAAGCTAAAAGTAGCAAAATCTTTTACGCCAAAACAATGGTCTACAATGATATTAATGGATTTGGTTACTTGTATTTCATGTTCCAAAACCAATTGGAAAACTTCTTTTAATGAATCAAAATGATGCTTGATATCGGTTATTTCAGGTTGGATGGCAAGGCCACCAGCATCATTGATATAATGGAATAATTTAAGCATATGATTCCTTTCCTCCTCTGCATGTTCATATAGCAGTTTGGCAGCATTGTCATAGCCCATCATATCACACCAGGAAGCCATAGACAAATAAGAAGCAGATGACTTTCCTTCCATCTCAATCTGCTTGTTCAACATTTTTTCAGTATCCTGCAGCAAAGAACGCTGAAGGGTTACTATTTCTTTTTCTTTTGTTTTCATAGCCATAAGTGTTTAATGATTTATAACAAACTTAACCAAACTTTAAGACTTTAGTTAAGTGTCTTACCACATAAATCAGAATTTAGAATTGGTATAAGTAAAAATCCAGAGAATAAAATTTGGTTATTTTAATTTGAATTAATTATAAATAATGTACCTGTTGGTTTCATTTTCATGTTAATTAATATCCCTTTCAAATTCCCTTGTGTTATTGAAACGTTAATTTTGGGGTATACGTTGGGAAAATCGGTACCTAATCCAAAATGGTTCAAATTCCTAAGGCTTTGGAATAAAAATAGGGGCGAGGCTCCAAATTCTTTAGTTTTTTAGTTAACATTGCCAAATGAAAATTGTTGCACTGATTCCAGCCAGGTTTGGGGCCACCCGTTTTCCTGGTAAGTTAACCGCCGATCTTTGTGGGAAATCTGTAATAGCGAGGACCTATTTGAGTACCTTGGCTACAGAAGTATTTGACCAGGTTATTGTTGTTACCGATCATGATATCATTGCCCAACAAATTGAGAAAGAAGGAGGAAAAGTATTTAGGAGTCAAAAGGAACATGAAAGTGGTTCTGATCGAATTGCAGAGGCCATTTCCGGTATCGAAGCTGATGTGGTAGTCAATGTGCAGGGAGATGAACCTTTTCAGGATAAAAGCTCTTTGGCAGAATTGGTAGGGGCTTTTGAAGATCCTAAGGTTCAAGTGGCTTCCATGATGAGAAAAATAACCGATGAAACTCAGTTGCTGGATCCCAACGCGGTAAAAGTGGTAGTAGACCAAAATAATTTTTCACTTTATTTTAGCCGATCTCCAATTCCA from Echinicola jeungdonensis harbors:
- the gatB gene encoding Asp-tRNA(Asn)/Glu-tRNA(Gln) amidotransferase subunit GatB, yielding MPSQEIKDKYELVVGLEVHVQLLTASKMYASDSTEYGNLPNTNISVITLGHPGTLPKVNKKAVEYAIKLGIACNCEITRHNVFARKNYFYPDLPKGYQLTQDKNPICVGGFVPVTLESGEKRSVALTRIHMEEDAGKSMHLAGEVDTLVDFNRAGVPLLEMVSEPDIRSSEEAYQFLTEIRKLVRYLEICDGNMEEGSMRCDANISIRLKGEKTLGKKVEVKNMNSFRNVSRAIEHEFERQVEMIENDEEIISETRTFDATTGLTSSMRTKEDLNDYRYFPEPDLSPVVISEEWLEKVQSNLPSLPRELHHKFVDVFGLPEYDATVLTDSKEIALYFEELCDQTKNYKAASNWMMGPVKSYLNELTLHISDFPVKPKQLASLIALIDEGKVNFSVASQKIYPEMIKNSGRTPLEIAQKLNLIQESDENSLKPIIERVLEENQAKVEEYRSGKKGLLGMFMGQVMKKSKGKADPKVANKLLTELLEN
- a CDS encoding TlpA disulfide reductase family protein encodes the protein MNKMKNLTLAALVMVIAACSNEVKSGFDGNVMISGKLENTPKGHLVLSKYLEDRVEPIDTIEVKNNGAFEYTLELDGPTFYELDLYGEKQVKLALYDEDLEVKYDFDQEGSLELEGSFDTKQVLKVDELAENYQKDINDLNAEYYQALSKKDESTVKSIQQKAMELETKQSERVKETINSMEGSFASLAAIGMLNPRNDFSFVDSVVQALDEKYPETKMIVNLKQQLDEMRALSMGQPAPEISLPNPEGDTVNLSDFRGKYVLIDFWAAWCKPCRAENPNVVRLYEEYNDQGFEVFGVSLDRTKEAWEKAIEEDNLTWTQVSDLKYFNSEAASTYKINAIPATYLIDPEGKIIAKDLRGPSLENKLKEIFE
- a CDS encoding nucleoid-structuring protein H-NS translates to MKKRSVKSPLSRLLTLALFGLLAMGACKSKKKVVEAAPEPAPVEEPAPEPEKEMEPSEEEVAVGKLENYFSVIANSSNVQSANRSIQEALSMFANQNTPVLIVIHEENGIKDYDQPTTIEAYLNYLKDTKKNLNFISDVRLNGSGKVTELELRRR
- a CDS encoding leucine-rich repeat domain-containing protein, with the translated sequence MIKSKFYICLILALLVSSLGKAQEMGDYTKQEIKDFSQKVEDQIQFLEYFLNTVGSEETPARDKDVIITESYKKIFRDGEVQVEDDLVMDRKVITNKDITAYLKDVEFFFKDASFKFKVRKVEPFLRDNEELSFIVSMDRTLTATGLDNEKIENTKPRFVEVNLNRQSNELKIASIYTTKLSRDKELQEWWNSLSLGWESYFREKFEIVEDTVSLDQIYKISAMDSLDLSGNDYIQDLYPIEALRDLKYINISGTLIQELKPISNVTYLAYLDVSNTPTEDIQFIKYSEELVYLDISNTQISNIDELKNLDKLKNLKANNTPLMSFASMNDFESLEVLSLEKSGFNNLESIQRLKNLKKLNIKRNYLINFNYLGELTNLEEVNLEQTNILDLSPLKELKKLQVVNINQTEVNSLEPLNGLESLKKLYADRTNITEDQADDFARKNNQVLLIHNVENLQTWWNTLPDGWVVVLQKIGNLGSSNMPTVEEISAIVSMDSLDISNSEVISLRPILKFKKLKALNIDSTKIHDLSPLAGLKTLEKLSGNHSAVTNVEPLKNLKTMVYISLNQSQIASITPLRSLEKLEYLDVDGTEVPKWEVQEILQIVPKANVIFRTEELQFWWENLESVWKDVFRKEFELSEDPGTDELHKLTSTRNLNISNSGIYNLQPLGYFINLQKLEIRDVPLSDISAVTQLEYLKELTINQAPVEDLEPLASLQYLEKLNLSNTGVEDLRELESLARLKTLILSGTGVKRLKGLESLYDLRVLDIASTDVRSLNPIHDLINLEQLVCFNTRVNNRQINNFRTANPECDIKYY
- the istB gene encoding IS21-like element helper ATPase IstB; the encoded protein is MNSNQTVEKLRQMRLSAMAELHHQHIGSNRFADFTADEYIALLADHEWEDRQNKKMARLIKKAAFKQKASVADIDYSHSRNLDKNMFTRLAGLGFVDKKENIIITGPSGVGKSYLVQALGNQACLMGYRTVYSSTSRLLSKLKLSKADGTYLRELRKLQNTDLLILDDFGLQAFDATAREIVLDIIDDRFTEKSTLVSSQLPVSTWYDIIGEGTIADAILDRLVNSSHRIDLKGESLRKGILKNE
- the istA gene encoding IS21 family transposase; translated protein: MANILDPMDIKQIFSLHRDGLSNRKIGAVLGISRNTVNQYISWLAASDYEVDEVLSLTSVKLRELFPSRTTIKNDRFDALMRYFDQGKAARNHPGFTFLHHYEEYRQLVDSPYSYTQFMEHYHRKYPREEGSMKLEHLPGHEVFIDFAGTKIEVVDRDTGEVKKAEVFVSVLPFSLFTYVEACWSQKREDLVHCMNNMMWFFGGVPRAVVSDNLKSAVSRASKYEPEINRSLKDFARHYDCVINPTRAYSPQDKALVENAVQLSYQRIYYPLREMTFFSIHDLNREIRRLLENYNNMLFQRKEASRRELFQSMERECLKPLPTGIYQLKDYTRAKVQKIGYVYFSPDKSYYSVPYRYIGKSTQIHYTRDTVEVYHYHERIALHKRNGAKGCYNTNREHLSSTHKKYLDWSPDYFKKQAAPLGSNVATCISELFIESDYPETAYKRAQGIIKLAKLYGRERLDSACGRAIYAKAISYRRIRNILENNLDKVTPEELDKKESHIPDHENIRGASTYQ
- a CDS encoding DUF1801 domain-containing protein, producing the protein MKINANSPEDKIKQIPEDRKGAFIQLRNTILDKFQKGMKNHELWQDRVCYVVPLKIYPSGYHCDPTLPLPFINIASQKNFIAFYHSGLYSQPELYAWFVWEFPKYSSKKPDMGKSCVRFKKTSDIPFRLIGKLVQKMSVSDWIQLYEEKVKPK
- a CDS encoding ferritin, whose amino-acid sequence is MKTKEKEIVTLQRSLLQDTEKMLNKQIEMEGKSSASYLSMASWCDMMGYDNAAKLLYEHAEEERNHMLKLFHYINDAGGLAIQPEITDIKHHFDSLKEVFQLVLEHEIQVTKSINIIVDHCFGVKDFATFSFMQWYVTEQREEETLARRALELFDIIGEEGVGLWTIDKELGKLHDTTTEAE
- the kdsB gene encoding 3-deoxy-manno-octulosonate cytidylyltransferase — encoded protein: MKIVALIPARFGATRFPGKLTADLCGKSVIARTYLSTLATEVFDQVIVVTDHDIIAQQIEKEGGKVFRSQKEHESGSDRIAEAISGIEADVVVNVQGDEPFQDKSSLAELVGAFEDPKVQVASMMRKITDETQLLDPNAVKVVVDQNNFSLYFSRSPIPYIREQKQSINFFRHIGVYAYRKQTLMEYTNWEKTMLEKAEMLEQLRLLENGIKIKMVETSHQAVAIDTEEDLDKAIAFYQNNLR